The stretch of DNA TGGACACCCTCACGGTAGAATCTTGTGGATTGGTTGTTCCTACGCCAACACTCAGGATCAAAGGCTTCCCTTGTTCCTTAACCCAGTACATCTGACAGGGATGGAGCTGCCTTGCAAGGCTGTTCAGTCTCCACCGGCTCTTTGACTCAAGGTGTTTGGGTTTGAAACCTGGTTATTTGACAAACTGGCTTTGAAAGGTCCATTTGGTTGTATCTGGCTGTCACTAGCTACTTCTGGATTTGGCTTGTGTCCCTCTGGGAGGGGATTGCAGGGCTGGGACTGCAATGCTGTTATCGTTAGGGTCATCTGAATTTCCTGAACTTGGAGAGCTTGTGGGTTGGGTCTCCTTAGGAAATTTGAGgtggctggccagtggtggcgcatgcctttatcccagcatttgggaggcagaggcaggtgtatcttgttgagtttgaggccagcctggtctacacagagttccaggacagctaagacacacacagagaccatgtCTTGAAAACAAGTCTGAGGTGGAGGCAGCTGAGTGCTCTAACTTTTTATAGACATATTCAGCTGGTAGGGCTAACAGCTAGTaggaataatttttcatttaaaaaatgccaggagcgggttggggatttagctcagtggtagagcacttgcctagcaagcccatggccctgggttccatccacagtttaaaaacaaaacaaaaaaccaggcggtggtggcacacgcctgttatcccagcacttgggtggcagaggcaggcggatctctgagttcgaggccagcctggtctacagagctagtccaggacaggctccaaagctacagagaaaccctgtctcgaaacctcccccccccaaaaaaaaaaaaaaaaaaagccaggaggcaaggctgtggtgatgcatgccttagTCCCAGCCCTTGGCAAGGTGgagcaggcagacctctggaagttcagggtcatcctggtgtacacagcaagttctaggctagccagagcCGCACCTTCATCAAGAATTCTAGGAAATAGCCTGGCAGTGATGGTgctggcctttaatccctgtgagttcgaggccagcctgggctaccaagcgagtttcaggaaaggtgcaaatctacacagagaaaccctgtcttggaaaataaaatagaaacaaaaacaaaaaagcccacacCCAGGCTGGGcgatgatggcacatgcctttaatcccagcagtggggaggcagagccatgcagatagctgtgaattcaaagccagcccggtctacagagcaagatccaggaccggtaccaaaactatagagagaaaccctgtctcggaaaatgATGTGCACAGTTaactagtttgtgtgtgtgtagacatccTATTGGAGCTTTTGTAAGAGTTTCAGGGGCTGGTGTGGTGATGCTTTCACAGTTAAGATCCTGAACTACGCcgtactgatttccacagtggttgcacAAGGTTGCACTCaccccaacagtggaggagtgttccctttgctcccttTGCTCCGAATCCGCTCCTTcgtagactgtcattagtgtttttgatcagagccattctgacaggtgtaagggagtttgattcctagcacctacatcaggtgacTCAATTGCTTATAACTACAATTCCGCTGGATCCAAagcttctggcctccccaggacacctgcactcactaTTGCAGAAtaccaacatgcacacacacacacacacacacacacacacacataattaaaattaataaaataaaccttaaagctttaaaaagggtttttttgttgttttgtggtttttgagacagggtttctctgtgtaactttggagtctgtcctggtacttgctgtgtagactgggctggccttgaactcacagagatccacctgcctctgcctcccctgtgctgggattaaaggtgtctgtcaccaccgcctggcaaataatttcattttgttgaaTCTCAACGAATAAACAAAGTGAACAGGAAGCTAAACGGAAATATAATTCTGTTGTTTAGAGAAAGGAGGCACTACACATGTAAGAATCTCTCGGCTTAGGAAGCCACGTGTGTGGAGTTGCCTTCACTCAAAGTGTTTTCCTCTGTCCTGCCCAGCTGTCTCTAGAGAGTAGAAGAAATCGGGAAGGCCAGTGTGCTGGAGCATGTCTTAATTCCTGCCCGGGCAGGctacttagcaagaccctgtctcgaaaccaaaagaaatagaaagaaaaaggatgaggAGGCTTGCTATCTAGGGACAAGCAACTCAGAGCTAAGGTGCCGAGGACAGGTGAGACTTAATTGGCCTTGATGTCAGGCAAGAGTCTGTCCTGATGTTGGGTAGACTGTTGTCAATTCCCTGTGTTGACTTAGGGTGTCTGCTGCTTCCCAacatatatgtttttgtttgttattggtttatttttattttttaagatttatttattatgtatacagtattctgcctgcatgtgtccctgcaggccagaagaaggcaccagatctcattacaagtggttgtgagccactatgtggtttctgggaattgaactcaggagctctggacctctggaagagcagttggtgctcttaaccactgagccatctctccagcccttgttttgttttttgagacaggatttctctgtgtagctttgcgtctttcctggatcttgctttgtagaccaggctggcctcaaactcagagatccacctgcctctgcctctgccttcagtgtgcctggattaaaggcctgtgtcactacACAgctgcagtgtctctctctctcccaggtgCAGCCAGGGTATCCCTGAGGCTTTGAGGAGAGGCGGGGCTGCTGGGAGTGGGATGCAAGGCCTGAGATCCAATTGGAAGGACCTGAGTGGGGCGGGGCTAGCAAACAGCCCTTGAAATATGGCTCCCCAGAGCAGCTAGCTTCTTTCGCGTTTACTTTATTGAATTTGGAGTTGCTCAGGCTCTTTGCAATATTGGTGCAGTATGGCTGCCTTTAAGAGCTTTAAGTCTCTCGTCCAGCtgcaacataaagaaggaagttTATATCAAGTGGTCGGAGACTCTAGCAAGCTGCCCAAGTGGTTCCACACCGAGCATCTGGATGATCCAAAAACAATGTACGTGGATGCTCGGGTCGTGGAAATGATGTTTGGTGAGTAAcctgggaagggaaggcagaggcaccCTTTTCCCTGACTCTGAGTATATCCTATTGAGAAAGTGTGCCAGTGGCTGTGGCTTATGTACCACCTCCACCCAGCTGCCCCAGCTTCTGAACGAATGTGCCAAGAAGTGGAAGCCACCTCATCCTCATGTTCCTCCTTTTCCCTGCTCAGGTAAGGATGGAGAGTACATCCCGCATGTCGAGTGTGTGACACGTACCTTGCTTCACGCGAACCAGTGGAACCCTGAAGAGGAAGCTGAGATTTTGATATTCGGGCCTCCTGATTACCAAAAGGATGTTTCCCAGATGATATCGAACTTGGTTGAGCATttctccaagaaaacacaaggtatAGGCTGGTGGGAATAGGTAGGGTTGTCCTGCCCGGCAAGTCTTGGCTTCTTGGGAGGGATCCACTGGGGAAAGTGGGTTTTGGAAATGTTGGAGGTCAGATAGGCCTGTGTTTAGGAACCCTTGGCCCTACTCCTGCACATCCCAGAGATGACTGCCCTTACCAGTCTGCTTACACTGCTTTTCTTCCAACACAGAGGAGGACTGTTCTCAAGAGACTGAGACCCAGTGTCTTCCTGAGGAGGTTCGGGAGGCTGCCACCCAGCAGGCTCCTGTGGAGGACTCTGACGCTGCCACCCAGCAGGCTCCTGTGGAGGACTCTGATGCTGCCACCCAGCAGGCTCCTGTGGAGGACTCTGATGCTGCCACCCAGCTGGCTCCTGTGGAGGACCCTGATGCCACCCAGCTGGCTCCTGTGGAGGACTCTGATGCCACCCAGCTGCCTCCGGTGGAGGTCGGTGATGCTGCCACCCAGCTGGGTCCTGTGGCGGTCCACGAGGATGCTAGTGAAGCTGCCACTGCACATACTTAAGGGGAGGTCCACCAGGATGTCACTAAGCAGTCTCGAATTGATGTCTGTGAGGTTGCCTCCCTCCCTCGCAGCCCTCTGTAGAGGTCTCTGAGGCGGTtcttggctgggggtgggggcggggtacCTAGAGTTCTCCAGTGGAAAGCCATAAGACTGGAGCCCAGCAGTCTTTGGATGTTAGTATTGAGCTTCCAAAGGCTGCCTGGGAACCAGTTATCAGGTTATAAAGATGACTCAGGTGTTGAGCCAGGATAAATGTACACACCTATACTCCCAACAccggaaggcagaggtaggggcTTTctagttccaggctagtctgggatGAATGAGGCAGTGATCTTTAACCCCTGCCCAAGTCTCCAGACATCCTTTTCTGATTGTTTTCGCCCTAGAAGTTGGAAGAATGCAGGAGGACCGTTTGTTTCCCCTTGTGTTAAATGTTTGCGAACACAATTGAAATTATTCCAATAAAGAATTGCACCTCCAAGGTGTGTTATTTGGATGGTTGAAAGGGAACAGAGCTCTCCATCAGTTGAGTGCTGTTGGACACCCTCACGGTAGAATCTTGTGGATTGGTTGTTCCTACGCCAACACTCAGGATCAAAGGCTTCCCTTGTTCCTTAACCCAGTACATCTGACAGGGATGGAGCTGCCTTGCAAGGCTGTTCAGTCTCCACCGGCTCTTTGACTCAAGGTGTTTGGGTTTGAAACCTGGTTATTTGACAAACTGGCTTTGAAAGGTCCATTTGGTTGTATCTGGCTGTCACTAGCTACTTCTGGATTTGGCTTGTGTCCCTCTGGGAGGGGATTGCAGGGCTGGGACTGCAATGCTGTTATCGTTAGGGTCATCTGAATTTCCTGAACTTGGAGAGCTTGTGGGTTGGGTCTCCTTAGGAAATTTGAGgtggctggccagtggtggcgcatgcctttatcccagcatttgggaggcagaggcaggtgtatcttgttgagtttgaggccagcctggtctacacagagttccaggacagctaagacacacacagagaccatgtCTTGAAAACAAGTCTGAGGTGGAGGCAGCTGAGTGCTCTAAATTTTCAGACATATTCAGCTGGTAGGGCTAACAGCTAGTAGGAATAACTGTTAAAcgttttttcatttaaaaaatgccaGGAGGCAACGTTGTGGTGTTgcttgcctttagtcccagctcttggCAATCTGGAGTAGGCAGTCCTCTGGAATTTCAGAGTTGTCTGGTGTACACAGcaaattctaggctagccagagctgagcagtgagaccttgtatcaaaaattCTAGGAGACAGCGggggtggtgatgcatgcctttaatcctagcactgggaggctgaggcaggcagatctgagtttgaggccagcctggtctccaaagcgtgttccaggaaaggcgcaaagctacacagagaaatcctgtctcgaaaaaacaaaagaaaacaaaccaaaattctAGTCGATAATTGCTGATGAGTGGAGAGCAAAGCTTGGGCTTGTCACACGGGAGGTAGAACTTGCATGTTCTGGGTGACAGCTCAATGTAGAGATGACTTGAGGATGAGACACCAAGTTTAAGGAACCTCTCCGTGGCCAGGCTTtctctctgagacagagtctcactgtagccctggctggcctatgACTCACACTATAGTCCAAGTTGGCTTAGAActtgagatctgcttgcctctggctcctgagtgctaggtaAAAAGATTCTTcaggctgagcagtggtgacacacgcctttaatcccagcacttgggaggcagagccaggtgcatctctgtgagttcgaggccagcatgggctacagagtgagttccaggaaagccacaaagctacacaaagaaaccctgtctataaaaGATTCTTCAAATGAAGACTTTTACATCGGCTATGATGTAGCATAGTGGTAAGTACTCCcctgcatgcacaaggtcctgacttggatccctagcaccaaaTGAAACAGATGCAGGtgattttatctattttcttgagatctcaaggctggcctgaaactccgtatgtagcccaggctggcctcaacttagctctgcctgcctctgtgtgtgccatTGTATCATGTCTTCATATAGTTAGTGGAAACAGGGTGACTGTaacccaggccttgaactcatgtagcTGCAGATGAagttcaacctttttttttttccccacaaaatcTTTGTAGCACTGGCCTTTCTGGAACAACTTGTCTGTAGAACAGGTTGACTTTggactcagatctgcctgcctgcttcctgagtgctgggattaaaggcgtctgcctCCATACCCAGCTGACTCTGAACTcttgatctacctgtctctacctcctaaatgaTGGGTTTATAGGAGGATGCTGCTGCATCTGGCCAGTTCTGAAGATTTCAAACCATAACTATTATCTTCTAccttttataaacaatataaatggGTCTCATGGTGACACGGACTTTGATGACATTAGTCAGTCAGTACCTTTGTCCCGTCTTTGGGCTTCTATTGTGGCAATgaaacacaccatgaccaaaaagcaagttggggaggaaaaggtttattcagTTTACCCTTTAGCAtttgttgttcatcactgaaggaagaaggcagggcaggaactcaggcagggcagggtcctggaggcaggagctgatgcagaggccgtggaggggtgctgcttaccggcttgcttcctctggcttgctcagctcaccttagagaacccaggaccagcagcccagggatggcaccatccaccgTGGgctggccctcccccattgatcactaaatgagaaaatgccttacagctggatctcatggaggcatttcttcaactgaggttccttctgaTGACGCTGGCTTGTGTCaggctgacacacaaaaccacccagtacagtCTCTTTCTGCTATAAGCTTATTTGCATTTAGATCTCCTGTTATGCAAGAAAACATGTGaggtttgtctttctttttttttaagatttgtttatttatgtatacagcatgtatgaccgcaggccagaagagggcgccagatctcattacagatggttgtgagccaccatgtggttgctgggaattgaactcaggacctctagaagaacagtcagtgctcttaactgctgagccatctctccagccccctcatgtacattaattttaaaattacgaTACCagtctcttcccctctccctcattAATATCCCACTCTGCCCCAGTCTTGCTGTGTTGCCAAAGATGTCTAcactggctagtttttatgtcaatatgaTACAAATAACAGTCATTATGGAAGTGGGGACCTCATctgagaagctgggtggtggtggtacatgcctttaatcccagcactcagaatctgagttcaaagccagcctggtctactgagtcagttccaggacagccagggctacacagagaaaccttgtctcaaaaaaaccaaaataaataaaaccagttagttcttcatgttgtggtgaactccaaccataaaattttctttgctgCATCGTAAcggattttgctactgttaggaatcttGATGTAATTAACTGATGCCACCCCTGGGGGGTCGAGACCCTAGGACGACCAGtgtggctatatatatatatatatatatatatatataatctccatTACACAAAAACGTAGGAAACAGACTAAAAGGAGCAGTTAGAGATTGGAAGTGTCCTAGTTATTCTGTTACCATGAGAAAACACCATAATCAAGGCAAGTCACAGAAGTGTTTGGtggggcttacagtttgaggagGAGTCCATAACTTCCATAGCAAAGAATATGGCAGCGGACAGGAGTGGCACTGGAgcggcactggagcagtagctggacACTTACAGCCAAGCACAAGGTAGAGGGGGAACTAACGAGGTATGGTATGTGGGCTCTTAACCTCAAAGTCACACTAGGgaccctccaacaaggccaagaCAAGGAGACAACCTATTTCATTCTTCAGTTGCACAGTCTGGGAACTGAAGCCCAAGGCATCAGAATTTTGATATTCTGTTCAGTGCGATCGACTCAGGGACAGAAGACCATATGGATTTTGGGGATATCATcaatggtagaatacttgcctagcatgctcaagaccttgggtttgatcctagCACACAGAAAAAAGTGATAACTTTTTGATCAGGAAGACAGGCCAGCAGGACAGGAAGGTGGGCAAGCCTGAAGAGCAGCTTTGTGTAGTTTGAGATACACAACACAGGGCATATGTCATTGTCGATTTTCTTGTAGCCACACTTCAAAACctgaaagaaaaggcaaaagttttttcctctttctttgacAAGGGCTCAATAAGTAGTTCTGGCTTACATGAAACTTGCTAAGTAatgtctcgaactcacagaggtctctCCTACAGCCCACctttgcatcctgagtgctggtgttaagGACAGGTACCACTGCACTTAGCCAAAAATGTACCAGTATGatttatttaaacatattttaaatattccaacAAGTGatcaacatacacataaaaattccgagccaggtatggtggcacacctcTATAATACCAGCATGGAAGTGGAAGGGTTGTGATTTCCAGGGAACCTCAATTACATACTGAGATGTCCACCTCAAACAGaatgaggtgctggagagatgactcagtggttaagaacaccggctgctcttccagaggactccagttctactctcaacacccacatgggggctcacaactatctattaactccagttccagcggatcccatgccatcttctggccttggCTGGCAGAGCACACACACCGGGAACatgcaaaacacataaaatacagaTGAAAAAGCCAGGCCCGGTAGTGCACCCCTTTAACCTCactactagggaggcagaggcaggcagatctctattcgttcgaggccagcctggcttactgAGCCAGTTCCAGACTACGCAAAGTGAGACcctctcaaaaatacaaaacgaGGAGGATAAGGGGCCCGAGATCAATGTCTGGGATCCACATGGCGGGAGGAGAGACCCAGATTGCTCTAGGTCTGTCTTCCCGAGGCCGGGGAGGCGGGATCTCGCTGCCTACTCCCGCCAAGTCTTTTGGGGAAGGCAAGCCTGGGGTAAAGGAGGCCTTCCTTGGCCACAATCCGGCTTGAGGTGCGTACTCATGGCAAAGCACAAACCACAATAACATGAG from Onychomys torridus chromosome 7, mOncTor1.1, whole genome shotgun sequence encodes:
- the LOC118587611 gene encoding LOW QUALITY PROTEIN: KH domain-containing protein 3-like (The sequence of the model RefSeq protein was modified relative to this genomic sequence to represent the inferred CDS: substituted 1 base at 1 genomic stop codon), coding for MAAFKSFKSLVQLQHKEGSLYQVVGDSSKLPKWFHTEHLDDPKTMYVDARVVEMMFGKDGEYIPHVECVTRTLLHANQWNPEEEAEILIFGPPDYQKDVSQMISNLVEHFSKKTQEEDCSQETETQCLPEEVREAATQQAPVEDSDAATQQAPVEDSDAATQQAPVEDSDAATQLAPVEDPDATQLAPVEDSDATQLPPVELQHKEGSLYQVVGDSSKLPKWFHTEHLDDPKTMYVDARVVEMMFGKDGEYIPHVECVTRTLLHANQWNPEEEAEILIFGPPDYQKDVSQMISNLVEHFSKKTQEEDCSQETETQCLPEEVREAATQQAPVEDSDAATQQAPVEDSDAATQQAPVEDSDAATQLAPVEDPDATQLAPVEDSDATQLPPVEVGDAATQLGPVAVHEDASEAATAHTXGEVHQDVTKQSRIDVCEVASLPRSPL